A genomic region of Torulaspora delbrueckii CBS 1146 chromosome 7, complete genome contains the following coding sequences:
- the UBP15 gene encoding ubiquitin-specific protease UBP15 (similar to Saccharomyces cerevisiae UBP15 (YMR304W); ancestral locus Anc_5.18), whose protein sequence is MADAITGSVTDQIDLGKHNEEILPLLDEDLEAQVVAEGGFTWHLDDWSQLTGDKYVSPRFKIGEFEWDILLFPQGNQNRSLAVYLEPHADERLNTETGESELVNPDWFCCAQFAIVLSRPDEDDKVHLINTSHHRFNSVDTDWGFANFIDLAYLKYPAKGRVSGILNKGRLNVTAYVRIVKDPTGVLWHNFINYDSKKVTGYVGFRNQGATCYLNSLLQSYYFTKYFRRLVYQIPTEGENPNDSVTLALQRAFYQLQVSQFPLDTMELTRSFGWDNAEAFTQHDVQELNRILMDRLETRMKGTSVEGKINELFVGKMKSYIRCINVDYQSVRTEDFWDIQLNVKNMRDLQTSFENYIEVELMDGENQYAAQGHGLQDAKKGVVFESFPPVLHLQLKRFEYDFNYDQLIKVNDRYEFPDSIDLAPYMDSEALEQNPGPKIYKLHGVLVHTGDISTGHYYTLIKPSTKDEWYRFDDDRVWRATKKQIFDDNFGFDRLPDEKIRTMTREQYQDYLIQRHTNAYMLVYIAEEKEEEILQPVTEADVPEYVVTKVREENKERELREKEIREAHLYTNIRINSLKNFTHYQGFDTAPNVRSSLYSPELYAEDTLPITLKVSCKAYMKDIYKKINEQLNIPHGRNVRYWKMGYRRNGTLRLEEPLPLAFEEMTLEETFENESSGKVPSLNVFVEEPYLELGFLHKLKKSGAFPSVENNDELIDNFRNSISSIVSPDNIPTVKDDDNYQVIFLKQFDPLQQSLMGYSYCVVNQLDDISKLSQIVSEFIGSSQPVQFYEELQPGAIEPISLKEKFYTAELSSGDILTFQTPESSLPDSFPIYKDLKSFYEYLRNRTKLVFTKAESPSEEYVVENIESENFEFWISTKASYSDVARVVSQYTGVQPEYLKIFAVYANGRFPMKSDSPLSDYIIRDYNSDLKPLFEYEVLSIPLKELEHLRSLKFYWLNDSYIHFQTYEFKVTETCTVKEFLDKVQAKIGFSDKDKGNILLWTNYNFQFRGILSENSTMKSVSKSVLLFGRILPEELKLVKQLDTLSNADEDSMDDDEEDLGVKVNGPKTELQGCVVMVAQYFKDIENRHGISFLFKLVPNEPFPQTRARLHEKFGLGQREFAKIHLAISFATPTGSSFRSLEGYSKEELEKLVLFNVMSNLDCIYMDHPDRLRSQSSHDRPMVIKN, encoded by the coding sequence ATGGCAGACGCAATCACTGGCAGTGTTACGGATCAAATCGATCTAGGGAAGCACAATGAAGAGATCCTTCCTCTGCTAGATGAGGATTTAGAAGCACAAGTAGTGGCAGAAGGTGGATTTACGTGGCATCTAGACGATTGGTCACAATTAACTGGTGACAAGTATGTTTCTCCGAGGTTTAAGATCGGAGAGTTTGAGTGGGACATATTGTTATTTCCACAAGGGAACCAGAACAGGAGTCTGGCGGTTTATTTGGAGCCACACGCAGATGAAAGATTGAATACAGAGACTGGTGAAAGTGAGCTGGTGAATCCTGACTGGTTCTGTTGTGCCCAGTTCGCCATTGTGCTTTCAAGGCCGGATGAGGACGATAAAGTGCATCTAATCAACACTTCCCATCATAGGTTCAATTCAGTGGATACAGATTGGGGGTTtgccaatttcattgatttAGCTTACTTGAAATATCCAGCTAAAGGAAGAGTCTCTGGTATATTGAACAAGGGAAGACTAAACGTCACAGCGTACGTGCGAATCGTTAAGGATCCTACTGGAGTGCTTTGGCAtaacttcatcaattatGACTCCAAGAAGGTGACTGGCTATGTAGGGTTCAGAAATCAAGGTGCTACTTGTTATTTGAACTCCTTGTTGCAGTCGTACTATTTCACCAAGTATTTTAGAAGGCTAGTATACCAAATACCCACGGAAGGCgagaatccaaatgatAGTGTCACATTGGCCCTGCAGAGGGCTTTTTATCAGTTGCAGGTTTCCCAGTTCCCACTCGACACTATGGAGCTGACAAGATCATTTGGTTGGGATAACGCTGAAGCGTTTACACAACACGATGTACAGGAACTGAATAGGATCTTGATGGACAGATTAGAGACACGGATGAAGGGGACTTCTGTTGAGGGAAAGATCAACGAACTGTTCGTGGGAAAAATGAAGAGTTATATTAGGTGCATTAACGTCGATTATCAGTCGGTTAGAACCGAGGATTTCTGGGATATTCAACTGAATGTGAAGAATATGAGAGATCTGCAAACTTCTTTCGAGAATTATATCGAAGTTGAACTCATGGATGGTGAAAATCAGTATGCCGCCCAGGGGCATGGCCTACAAGACGCAAAGAAAGGTGTGGTCTTTGAATCCTTCCCACCGGTGTTGCATTTGCAGCTGAAAAGGTTTGAGTACGACTTTAATTATGACCAGCTGATCAAGGTTAATGACCGCTACGAATTTCCAGATTCCATTGATTTGGCCCCATATATGGATAGTGAAGCACTGGAGCAAAATCCGGGGCCGAAGATTTATAAACTGCATGGTGTCCTGGTACACACTGGAGATATCTCGACCGGTCATTACTACACCCTAATAAAACCAAGTACAAAGGACGAATGGTACcgttttgatgatgataggGTTTGGAGGGCTACCAAGAAgcaaatttttgatgatAACTTTGGGTTCGATAGGTTACCAGATGAGAAGATTCGCACGATGACCAGGGAGCAGTACCAGGATTACTTGATCCAACGCCATACTAATGCGTATATGCTCGTCTATATTgctgaagagaaagaagaagaaattcttcagcctGTAACAGAAGCGGATGTTCCAGAATATGTTGTCACCAAGGTTAGGGAAGAGAACAAAGAGCGTGAGTTGAGAGAAAAAGAGATCCGTGAAGCTCATTTGTACACAAACATTCGGATCAATTCtctgaagaatttcacTCATTACCAGGGTTTTGACACTGCACCCAACGTTCGTTCATCACTTTACTCTCCAGAGCTGTACGCGGAAGATACTTTACCTATCACTCTAAAAGTTTCGTGCAAGGCATACATGAAAGATATCTACAAGAAGATAAATGAGCAGCTAAACATACCTCATGGCAGGAATGTGAGATACTGGAAAATGGGTTACCGTAGAAATGGAACTTTGCGTTTAGAAGAACCTCTTCCGCTGGcgtttgaagaaatgacATTAGAAgagacttttgaaaacGAAAGTTCAGGGAAGGTTCCTTCACTAAATgtgtttgttgaagagccTTATTTGGAGCTCGGGTTTTTGCATAAATTAAAGAAGTCAGGCGCATTTCCCTCAGTGGAAAATAATGACGAGCTCATTGATAACTTCAGGAACAGCATCTCATCCATAGTTTCACCAGACAATATTCCAACAGTtaaggatgatgataattACCAAGTGATATTCCTGAAACAATTTGATCCTCTACAACAATCTTTGATGGGCTATTCTTATTGTGTGGTGAACCAGCTGGACGACATATCTAAACTATCGCAGATTGTCAGTGAATTCATTGGTTCATCTCAACCCGTGCAGTTTTACGAAGAACTTCAACCAGGGGCAATTGAACCCATATCTCTGAAGGAGAAGTTTTATACGGCAGAACTCTCCTCGGGTGATATACTTACGTTTCAAACCCCTGAGTCAAGTCTTCCCGACAGTTTTCCAATTTACAAAGACTTGAAGTCGTTTTACGAATACTTAAGGAATAGAACTAAGCTTGTCTTCACGAAAGCTGAAAGTCCAAGCGAGGAATACGTGGTAGAAAATATAGAATCTGAAAATTTCGAATTCTGGATATCAACCAAGGCAAGCTACTCGGATGTCGCAAGAGTTGTGTCACAATACACTGGTGTTCAACCAGAGTACCTAAAGATTTTTGCCGTTTATGCCAATGGGAGATTTCCCATGAAATCGGATTCTCCGTTAAGTGACTACATCATTAGAGATTACAATTCAGACTTGAAGCCATTATTCGAGTATGAAGTCCTCTCGATTCCTCTCAAAGAGCTGGAGCATTTGAGGTCCTTGAAATTTTATTGGTTGAATGATAGCTATATTCACTTTCAAACTTACGAATTCAAGGTAACAGAGACTTGCACCGTGAAGGAATTTCTGGATAAGGTTCAAGCCAAAATTGGTTTTTCCGATAAAGATAAAGGAAACATTCTTCTATGGACTAATTACAACTTTCAATTCAGGGGTATACTATCAGAAAACAGCACTATGAAAAGTGTTAGTAAATCTGTGTTGTTATTTGGACGAATACTCCCGGAAGAGCTCAAGTTGGTAAAACAGTTAGACACTCTGTCTAATGCTGACGAAGATTCGATggatgatgacgaagaggatCTTGGGGTTAAAGTGAACGGTCCAAAAACTGAACTGCAAGGTTGTGTCGTGATGGTCGCCCAatacttcaaagacataGAGAATAGACATGGTATCTCCTTCTTATTCAAGTTAGTACCAAACGAGCCTTTTCCACAAACCAGGGCTCGATTGCATGAAAAATTCGGCCTGGGACAAAGGGAGTTTGCCAAAATACATTTAGCCATTTCCTTTGCAACCCCGACTGGATCGTCCTTCAGGTCCTTGGAAGGTTATTCCAAGGAAGAGTTGGAGAAACTCGTTCTCTTCAATGTGATGAGTAACCTAGATTGCATTTACATGGATCATCCTGACAGATTGAGATCACAAAGCTCCCATGATAGACCGATGGTTATCAAAAACTAA
- the YME2 gene encoding Yme2p (similar to Saccharomyces cerevisiae YME2 (YMR302C); ancestral locus Anc_5.19) has product MWLTRIGSLPGLVARRPHLIGSGVSLGKRFVSSEIQQKDEQAGESSTATDTGIIHKTEQETLIYFDNVYPRATSFWSPAQWYNLVLTNQSREAVRDKIKNFASPADNPIHGLELRSSIPVKRDGGVFATFLVPHQYTKAQVNAMIQQNTSQESSKSILSYFTKAAAFPVKGYPWIEDLRRLPNKTIVVKFQGPALTEEEIYSLFRRYGTISDIFPVTGSDNTARVKYRSFRGAICAKNCVSGIEIHNTVLHIQYEKIEQGHLISNFFINHTRIAIPVMIGLLSIIAVLIFDPIREFSIEQKITHRYSISWDNHWLKQIRKLTSSTMSQFRNYWGSEDASNSQKHLWEERIEKVNDLKMWLEENNNTFVVIRGPRGSGKHELVMQHTLQNRDNVLYLDCDKFIKSRTDAKFLRNAANQLGYFPIFPWFNSVTNVIDLMVQGLTGQKSGLSETKEAQFRNMLTTGLMSIRHIALKGYRTTIKNGDESINIKEEDYLQQHPEEKPVIVIDRFTGKSEINGFIYKELSDWAAMLVQMNIAHVIFLTETVAPNQILSESLPTQVFKTLILSDASKENSKKYVLAQLIDQNMQTAKLVADGENTDVEKKVDIDEKIIKEIDEVLEPLGGRMLDLQAFVRRVKSGEEPKEALDKMVEQSSEQITQIFLSDKVDPIKSAQAWELIELLTEHPKVTFEDIVFRPLFKAAPELGITELENNGLVSVSRERGVLKEIFPAKPLYRAAFQYLVNDPDLSTILKTRYLLKVVGFEAGRIKKWEEELRPLGKSGDPKMFKSRLTYLAKKIDASSAVIDKCEEEIKNLSQKNK; this is encoded by the coding sequence ATGTGGTTGACTAGGATAGGTAGCCTTCCAGGTTTGGTGGCGAGAAGACCACATTTGATAGGATCAGGGGTTTCTTTAGGCAAAAGATTTGTATCGAGTGAGATTCAGCAGAAGGATGAGCAGGCAGGTGAATCAAGTACTGCTACTGATACCGGTATCATACATAAGACTGAACAAGAGACGCTGATATATTTTGACAACGTTTATCCAAGAGCTACATCGTTTTGGAGTCCCGCACAGTGGTATAACCTGGTATTGACAAATCAATCGCGAGAAGCTGTAAGGGATAAGATTAAGAACTTTGCTAGTCCTGCAGACAATCCAATCCATGGGCTAGAGTTGAGATCTAGTATTCCTGTAAAGCGAGATGGAGGAGTTTTTGCTACTTTCTTGGTGCCACATCAGTATACTAAAGCTCAGGTGAACGCGATGATACAGCAGAATACGTCTCAGGAATCGTCGAAATCCATTTTGTCGTATTTCACTAAGGCTGCCGCTTTTCCAGTCAAAGGTTACCCTTGGATCGAGGATTTGCGCAGATTGCCTAATAAGACGATAGTGGTGAAGTTCCAGGGTCCAGCGTTgacagaggaagaaatttACTCGTTATTCAGACGGTACGGTACGATCTCTGACATTTTTCCAGTGACAGGATCTGACAACACTGCTCGAGTTAAGTACAGATCGTTTAGAGGTGCAATTTGCGCTAAGAACTGTGTCTCCGGTATCGAAATCCACAATACCGTTTTGCATATACAGTACGAGAAAATCGAGCAGGGTCACTTAATCagtaatttcttcatcaatcataCCAGGATAGCTATCCCAGTGATGATTGGGTTGCTTTCGATTATCGCAgttttgatctttgatCCCATTAGAGAGTTTTCCATTGAGCAAAAGATCACCCATCGATACTCAATCTCTTGGGATAATCATTGGCTCAAACAAATACGAAAACttacttcttcaaccatgTCGCAGTTCAGAAACTATTGGGGCTCCGAGGATGCCTCCAACTCGCAAAAGCACTTATGGGAAGAGCGGATCGAAAAGGTTAACGATTTAAAGATGTGGCTGGAGGAAAATAACAACACTTTTGTCGTCATTAGAGGTCCAAGAGGCTCTGGTAAACATGAATTGGTCATGCAACACACTTTACAAAACAGGGATAATGTTTTGTATTTGGATTGTGATAAATTCATCAAGTCAAGGACCGATGCGAAATTCTTGAGAAACGCAGCAAACCAGTTGGGGTATTTCCCAATCTTCCCATGGTTTAACTCGGTAACTAACGTCATAGATTTGATGGTTCAAGGTTTGACAGGGCAAAAGAGTGGTTTGTCGGAAACCAAAGAGGCTCAATTTAGAAATATGCTGACCACCGGTTTGATGTCCATCAGACATATTGCTTTGAAAGGTTACAGGACCACCATTAAGAACGGCGATGAAAGCATCAATATAAAGGAAGAGGATTATTTACAACAACACCCAGAGGAGAAACCTGTCATTGTCATCGATCGATTTACGGGTAAATCTGAGATCAATGGGTTCATATACAAAGAACTATCTGATTGGGCAGCAATGCTTGTGCAGATGAATATCGCTCATGTTATCTTCTTAACGGAAACAGTTGCACCCAACCAAATTCTATCCGAGTCTCTTCCAACGCAAGTCTTTAAGACATTAATCTTGTCCGATGCTTCTAAGGAGAACTCAAAAAAGTATGTTCTTGCTCAGCTAATTGACCAAAATATGCAAACTGCTAAACTAGTAGCCGATGGCGAGAATACcgatgttgaaaagaaggttGATATTGACGAAAAGATTATTAAAGAGATAGACGAAGTTTTGGAACCTTTAGGTGGTAGGATGCTAGATTTACAAGCCTTCGTCAGAAGAGTCAAATCCGGGGAGGAACCTAAAGAAGCATTGGACAAGATGGTTGAACAATCTTCAGAACAAATAAcccaaatttttttgaGTGATAAAGTTGACCCCATCAAGAGCGCCCAAGCATGGGAATTAATTGAGCTTCTAACTGAACACCCCAAGGTTACTTTTGAAGACATAGTCTTCAGACCTCTTTTCAAGGCCGCACCCGAGCTGGGAATCACTGAACTAGAAAACAATGGTCTAGTCAGTGTTTCTAGAGAGAGAGGAGTGCTAAAAGAGATCTTTCCAGCCAAACCTCTCTATAGAGCCGCATTCCAGTATCTGGTAAACGACCCAGACCTGTCAACGATTTTAAAAACACGCTACCTACTGAAAGTGGTCGGTTTTGAAGCCGGCAGAATCAAAAAgtgggaagaagaattacGTCCTCTCGGCAAATCTGGCGATCCCAAGATGTTCAAGAGCAGACTCACTTATCTCGCCAAGAAGATCGATGCAAGCAGCGCTGTCATTGACAAATGCgaggaagagatcaaaaatctgtCGCAGAAAAACAAGTAA
- the ATM1 gene encoding ATP-binding cassette Fe/S cluster precursor transporter ATM1 (similar to Saccharomyces cerevisiae ATM1 (YMR301C); ancestral locus Anc_5.20) → MQRIGGSGIWPSALLPSRIAIRNRLTVRSLNFSTYRPLKFKSSGPQIWKQSNGKMTGKPIVQPKIEAPKPQTNETKSRAPTMSELKILRNLVHYIWPKGNNKVKLRVIAALMLLIGAKLLNVQVPFFFKDVVDSMNVDWSDSTVALPAAIALTVICYGAARFGSVLFGELRNAVFARVAQNAIRTVSLETFKHLMKLDLGWHLSRQTGGLTRAMDRGTKGISYVLSAMVFHILPITFEISVVCGILTYQFGASFAGITFATMLLYSIFTIKVTAWRTAFRRDANKADNKAASVALDSLINFEAVKHFNNENYLAGKYHNSLMKYRDSQVKIAQSLAFLNAGQNFIFTSALSAMMYMGCTGVIGGDLTVGDLVLINQLVFQLSVPLNFLGSVYRELKQSLIDMEALFNLRNNKIKIHNNDKPLMLPENAGPFEIKFENVTFGYDTRRKILRNASFTIPAGVKTAIVGPSGSGKSTILKLVFRFYDPESGRVLVNGKDVREYDLDSFRKVIGVVPQDTPLFNDTIWENVKFGRIDATDDEVTNAIEKAQLAPLIHKLPVGSATIVGERGLMISGGEKQRLAIARVLLKNSQIMFFDEATSALDTHTEQSLLKTIRENFDRGSRTSVYVAHRLRTIADADKILVLEEGCVREEGSHTELLSRPNSLYKQLWDIQENLDVIDQEIKQERQLEDQLNQHKG, encoded by the coding sequence ATGCAACGGATTGGAGGGAGTGGAATTTGGCCGTCAGCCCTATTGCCCAGTAGAATAGCGATTAGGAATAGGCTCACTGTGAGGTCATTGAACTTCTCGACATACAGACCGTTAAAGTTTAAGAGTAGCGGACCGCAAATATGGAAACAATCCAATGGTAAGATGACTGGTAAACCCATTGTACAGCCCAAGATAGAAGCTCCTAAACCGCAAACTAATGAAACGAAATCTCGAGCACCTACGATGTCagaattgaagattctAAGGAATTTGGTCCACTATATATGGCCCAAGGGGAATAATAAGGTGAAGCTGCGGGTGATTGCTGCCCTGATGCTTCTTATCGGTGCCAAATTATTGAATGTTCAAGTAccttttttcttcaaagatgttgTGGATTCCATGAATGTAGATTGGTCCGATAGCACAGTCGCCTTGCCTGCCGCCATTGCACTTACCGTTATCTGCTATGGTGCTGCAAGGTTTGGATCCGTGCTATTTGGTGAACTAAGGAATGCTGTTTTCGCTCGTGTGGCTCAAAATGCCATTAGAACCGTATCATTGGAGACATTTAAGCATCTGATGAAACTGGATTTAGGTTGGCACTTGAGTAGACAAACCGGTGGACTGACTAGGGCTATGGACAGAGGTACCAAAGGTATATCGTATGTACTCAGTGCCATGGTTTTCCATATTTTGCCTAtaacttttgaaatctcCGTGGTCTGTGGGATTCTCACATATCAATTCGGTGCCTCATTTGCTGGAATCACGTTTGCTACTATGCTACTATACTCCATTTTTACTATTAAGGTCACGGCTTGGAGAACAGCATTTAGGCGGGATGCAAACAAAGCCGACAATAAGGCGGCAAGCGTTGCATTGGACTCACTGATTAATTTCGAAGCTGTGAAACATTTCAACAATGAAAATTATCTTGCCGGGAAGTACCACAACTCACTGATGAAGTATCGTGACTCTCAAGTCAAAATAGCTCAATCGTTGGCATTCTTGAATGCGGGCCAAAACTTCATATTCACGTCAGCCCTCTCTGCAATGATGTACATGGGCTGCACTGGTGTCATTGGCGGTGATTTAACTGTTGGTGACCTCGTCTTAATCAATCAGCTGGTTTTTCAACTCTCCGTCCCACTGAACTTTTTGGGAAGTGTTTACCGTGAGCTTAAACAATCGCTAATTGACATGGAGgctctcttcaatctcagaaacaacaagatcaagataCACAATAACGACAAGCCACTAATGTTACCTGAAAATGCCGGaccttttgaaatcaaGTTCGAAAATGTGACCTTCGGGTACGACACACGAAGAAAGATTCTACGAAACGCCTCATTCACGATTCCAGCTGGTGTGAAGACAGCCATTGTGGGACCTTCAGGAAGCGGTAAGTCgacaattttgaagcttgtGTTCAGGTTTTACGATCCAGAAAGCGGAAGAGTGTTGGTAAACGGTAAAGACGTGAGAGAGTACGACCTTGATTCTTTTAGAAAAGTTATTGGGGTTGTACCACAAGATACACCACTGTTCAACGATACTATATGGGAAAACGTCAAGTTTGGCCGTATCGACGCAACAGATGACGAAGTGACTAACGCCATCGAAAAGGCACAGCTGGCACCATTGATTCACAAATTGCCAGTCGGCTCAGCAACCATAGTCGGAGAAAGAGGCCTAATGATCAGTGGTGGAGAGAAGCAAAGGCTCGCAATTGCCAGAGTTCTGCTCAAGAACTCACAAATCATGTTTTTCGACGAAGCCACGAGCGCTCTCGATACGCACACAGAACAATCGCTTCTCAAGACTATCAGAGAGAATTTCGACCGTGGTTCTAGGACCAGTGTGTACGTGGCACACAGGCTAAGAACGATAGCTGACGCAGATAAGATTCTAGTTCTCGAGGAAGGTTGTGTCAGAGAAGAAGGTTCCCATACAGAACTTCTCAGCAGACCTAACTCGCTCTACAAACAACTATGGGACATACAAGAAAATCTCGATGTCATCGACCAGGAAATTAAGCAAGAAAGACAACtcgaagatcaattgaatcagCATAAAGGTTAG
- the ADE4 gene encoding amidophosphoribosyltransferase (similar to Saccharomyces cerevisiae ADE4 (YMR300C); ancestral locus Anc_5.21) — MCGILGIALADESSPVAPELCDGSIFLQHRGQDAAGVATCGPRGRIYQCKGNGMARDVFTESRVSGLVGSMGIVHLRYPTAGSSANSEAQPFYVNSPYGIMMAHNGNLVNTVSLKRYLDEDVHRHINTDSDSELLLNIFAAELEKYNKYRVTSEDIFHALEGVYRFVRGGYACVGVLAGFGLFGFRDPNGIRPLLFGERQNENGTKDYMLASESVVLKAHNFTTYRDLLPGEAVIIPKNCGKEEPQFKQVVPINSHRPDLFEYVYFARPDSVLDGISVYHTRLRMGTKLAENILEQLGPDEIDVVVPVPDTARTCALQCSNALGKPYREGFVKNRYVGRTFIMPNQKERVSSVRRKLNPMASEFEGKKVLIVDDSIVRGTTSKEIVNMARESGATKVYFASAAPAIRYNHIYGIDLTDNKNLIAFNRDDDEVAKEIGCDKVIYQSLEDLIECCKTDEIDKFEVGVFTGNYVTGVEDGYLHELERVRELNKAKKIDLKSEVDIGIYNSADY, encoded by the coding sequence ATGTGTGGTATATTGGGTATAGCATTGGCAGATGAGAGCAGTCCTGTGGCACCAGAACTATGTGATGGTAGTATTTTCTTGCAACACAGAGGCCAGGATGCTGCTGGTGTTGCTACCTGTGGTCCTCGTGGTCGGATTTATCAATGTAAAGGTAATGGTATGGCCCGTGATGTATTCACAGAGTCCAGAGTTTCTGGTTTAGTGGGATCTATGGGTATAGTGCATCTGCGTTATCCAACTGCAGGCTCTTCTGCTAACTCTGAAGCCCAGCCTTTCTATGTGAACAGTCCCTATGGTATCATGATGGCTCACAATGGTAATTTGGTGAACACcgtttctttgaaaagatacCTAGACGAGGATGTGCATCGTCATATTAACACAGACAGTGACTCTGAGCTGCTATTGAACATCTTTGCAGCTGAATTAGAAAAATACAACAAATACAGAGTTACCAGTGAGGATATTTTCCATGCGCTTGAAGGTGTATACCGCTTCGTTCGTGGTGGTTATGCCTGTGTTGGTGTGCTGGCTGGATTTGGTCTGTTTGGTTTCAGAGATCCCAATGGTATTAGACCTCTACTGTTTGGCGAAAGGCAAAATGAGAATGGTACCAAAGATTATATGCTGGCTTCTGAGAGTGTGGTCCTAAAGGCACACAACTTCACAACATACCGTGATTTACTGCCCGGTGAAGCAGTGATTATTCCAAAGAACTGTGGTAAGGAAGAACCTCAATTTAAACAAGTTGTGCCAATTAACAGCCACAGACCTGATCTATTCGAGTACGTTTATTTTGCAAGACCGGATAGTGTCCTTGACGGTATCTCTGTTTACCACACTAGACTTCGTATGGGTACCAAGTTGGCTGAAAACATTTTGGAGCAATTAGGTCCTGATGAGATAGATGTTGTAGTCCCAGTGCCTGATACTGCTAGGACGTGTGCCCTACAATGTTCCAATGCACTAGGAAAGCCATACCGTGAGGGTTTCGTTAAGAACAGATACGTCGGAAGAACTTTCATCATGCCAAACCAAAAGGAGCGTGTTTCGTCTGTCAGACGTAAGTTGAATCCTATGGCATCCGAGTTCGAGGGTAAGAAAGTGCTCATTGTCGATGATTCGATTGTCAGAGGTacaacttcaaaagaaatCGTCAATATGGCGAGAGAATCTGGTGCCACTAAGGTCTACTTCGCTTCTGCTGCTCCAGCAATCCGTTACAACCATATTTACGGTATTGATTTGACCGACAACAAGAACCTAATTGCATTCAACAGagacgatgatgaagtcgCCAAGGAAATCGGATGCGATAAAGTAATCTACCAATCTTTAGAGGATTTGATCGAATGTTGCAAAACcgatgaaattgataaatttgaagtCGGTGTTTTCACCGGTAACTATGTCACAGGCGTTGAAGATGGTTACTTGCACGAATTGGAGAGGGTCCGTGAACTAAATAAGGCCAAAAAGATAGATCTCAAGTCCGAAGTGGATATCGGCATATATAACTCAGCAGACTACTGA
- the DYN3 gene encoding dynein light intermediate chain (similar to Saccharomyces cerevisiae DYN3 (YMR299C); ancestral locus Anc_5.22), whose amino-acid sequence MSNPWTELLKKIDDRAVPRYKKVIIVCAPNVESSRQFEARFLPTGVQTLNETLNVLGFDAISLEIRTSNGRLEHFLDLDVYTIPFPVKSQSIEYLRAFVKLEDHQNCDIHYFFLLDWSMSNQRTWLRQLNSSVQLLQDAGSYVSQGSITVCCMNTEHIYTWQKNTAQWLPRHVEFVQQSVRSFCLLKECTLLYRTSLANSEKEETDQTVFVDIVSGDFSNIMADLVNPSKLLIPFGSDSIGLIKTVCDSFDPIRVLEEEFIRKKFETLVPTLDDSSLRDEAPSNLDLLTPYKVDIQQELAKIYHKVQAQKAADNV is encoded by the coding sequence ATGTCCAATCCATGGACTGaattattgaagaagatagaCGATCGAGCTGTCCCCCGGTATAAGAAGGTGATCATCGTATGTGCTCCAAATGTTGAGTCATCAAGGCAGTTTGAAGCTCGCTTCCTCCCTACTGGCGTCCAAACTCTCAATGAAACACTGAATGTCTTAGGTTTTGACGCTATTAGTTTAGAGATACGGACATCGAACGGAAGGCTTGAACATTTCCTGGATTTGGATGTTTACACGATTCCTTTCCCAGTCAAAAGTCAATCGATAGAATACCTCAGAGCATTCGTGAAATTAGAGGACCACCAGAACTGCGACATACATTACTTTTTTCTCCTTGACTGGTCTATGTCTAATCAAAGAACATGGTTACGCCAATTGAACTCCTCAGTCCAATTATTACAGGACGCAGGTTCTTACGTATCTCAAGGATCTATTACTGTTTGCTGTATGAATACCGAGCACATATATACATGGCAAAAGAACACAGCTCAATGGCTTCCACGGCATGTAGAATTTGTACAGCAAAGCGTGAGATCATTTTGCCTGTTGAAGGAGTGTACCTTACTTTATCGCACAAGTCTAGCGAATTCggagaaagaagagaccGACCAAACTGTTTTCGTTGATATTGTAAGTGGAGATTTCAGTAATATAATGGCAGATCTAGTCAATCCCTCCAAGTTGCTCATTCCCTTTGGATCTGATTCAATTGGACTTATAAAGACCGTCTGTGATTCATTCGATCCCATTCGAGTTTTAGAAGAGGAGTTCATTCgtaaaaaatttgaaacATTGGTTCCCACTTTGGATGATTCCTCACTACGAGACGAAGCTCCTTCTAACTTGGACCTACTTACTCCATACAAGGTTGATATTCAGCAGGAACTAGCTAAAATATACCACAAAGTTCAAGCACAGAAAGCCGCTGACAATGTGTGA